taggatgattggacatgcatagcAGATAACTCCTGTTGACATTTTGATTATTCCATCAAAGGTAAATGTCACAGCTAgtccagaacatggaaaaccgtttcagatcaataacatgagaaccatttcatccagaatgttgaaactttataagaCGATTAGACTGGCAGGGTAGATGAACCTACTGTTCACTCGATCAAATGTCGGGTGCCAGAACATGGtaaaccattttcaatcaataacttgtgaACTTTTTTACCCGGAAAATCCAAACTTCGTATGGTAATTTAGGACTTACACAATAGATGAGCCCTATTGTTTGGGGGTCAATCGCTCAAACTTCAAGGTtactggggcctgaacatggaaaacggcttccaatcaataacttgagaaccacttgaccgagaatgttgattcttcagagaatgattggacatacagagaaGATGATCTTTACTGATCTTGGGATAACTCAATTTAACGGCAAGGTTACAAGGGCTAGAACAAGGTTAACCGTTTCCAATctataacttgagtaccacttgaacTGGACATGCCGATTAGTTAATCCCTGTTGCATTTCAGTTAATAAGCCATCTATCAGTGTCTCACTGATTTTCGCTCCTGTCTGTTTTTggcttcttgcctattactactatgcttagGAAAGACAGACATGCGCTTTTCCACAAAAGCACCAATATATTAATGTTGATGTTTAATGTAGTTTGCTTTAATATTATGCATATGAGTCATAATGTGAATACAAATATAGGATCGTTCATAACACGCTCACTGTaaaataacaacgaaataaataGGTATTGAGGTCAACATAAAGTTTATATTTAGTAGGGTAATCAACTTGtagaataaaacatatatatcttTCACATATCTGTTCTACAGCACTAAATTTAATCGAATAGGAAATTACCAATAGCAAAGTTGAGTATCAGCTAGCGTGTtacatatgacaccagtactggtctTTCCAGGAAGCGGCCatgagagtggttacaataagcttaaagctttcatcacaatcgagctaaaacaaattaatataaactaaactaaataagAACTGAACATaggtaattttaataaaactctTACCTGTAGAGTCAATTGTGAACCAAGATGTTTTGTTTCAAACCGATATGAAAGCTGCAACGTAACAAAgaagaaataataacaatatctataaatagtaacaaagtcCTGCTGCATTAATCGATATCAATATATGTGTATTGGAAAAATCCAGTAGAATTTCCGCGTGGTTTTCCCAGCTTGTACTCACACAGTCGCAAATATCTTATTGGAAAAAGTCCGTATTCTCATACATAATTTTCATTGTATAAACGGTATACTGATTTCAATTTGTACGAATGTATCTGTTTTATGGATGAAAtcgatataaatataatttaacccgactcgatagcctagtggtacagcATTCGCTTCGAGTGCGGGGGGTCATGGGTTCGCTCCCCGGCCGCGTCAtgccaaagacatgaaaaatggtaccagtagctttgcttggcgctcagcattaaaagggaaattgACCTCTTTTTGCaaaccctcgtggcgatggattccatcaggaatgaggtgtcgagagtgattaatacaaGTTATAGAACTTCCTTCGCAactgacctaaaataaattatgtataaactaaataagAGAAATTGTAAATTCTTcaagaaagtgctatcaaagaatGTTTTATGgtagatatatttgttttgaaggactctaacgactgatgccagttgTCTTCAAAATGTGAACCGTTTTAAATTACTTTTCTAAATAAATCGAAACAAGTTAAAGTTACAGTTGTATGACATGTTAAAACCAGTAGTTACTTAACAAACAtctacagctcgtttaaatgggtcagccgtgttgatgtacttataaagtagacttgcccggtttataggttggtcaagCTACggtatgtattgtattttgccattgaaatatttctgtaaaatgctTCTTctccttccgtttggatccgtccaagTTTACAAAcaggtttgtttattttatggactgtatgtGAGAAAATTTGGGCTTTGATCATGGGTCATGGTCTAAATTGTTCATCTGTCATCTTTCAATATAGATATATTATACCTGTAGCATCAGAATGATGTCCATAAAGTTAATGAGGGGAGGGGCGGGTAGGAAAGAAGTAGTTCACTAGGTTGTGGTAGGTTTTGTCTATAATATCAATGATATCTATGAACAACATAATTATGGCTGTTAAACACTTAACATTACCTGTATGATGTCATGCTAATCATGAATCAGATGATCGGTTGTGTGTGAAAGTTTTTTTCAATGCGGAAGCGTTTAATGAGTTATCGTTGAATAAAGATTAACCTATATGAGCGTTTCATTTTACCCATAATATTACGTTCATTGAAAGCATGTTAAGAAAGATACCTTGACTTAACTGACTGAATCATAACACTTTATGCAACAACATAGAAATTACCTGAGTGACAtttttaatacattaaataaaaccacaaaaaattgagccgtgccatgagaaaaccaacatagtggcttccagaccagcctgcatccgcgcagtctggtcaggatccatgctgttcgctaacaatttctctaattccaataggctttgaaagcggacagcatggatcctgaccagactgagcgaatgcgcaggctggtctggatccgcaatggtcgcaaagccactatgttggttttctcgtgacGCGGCTCAATTAGCgtattcattttcaacaacaacTCGAACTCTGGATAAATCTAATCGATACTAGTATCATGATATCCGGTACATTTATAATGTTCGGTACATGGATTGACACTACTGTCTGAATCTTAGCATATAAGAGATGCTGAGTTTCAAATGAGAAATGATAAATAGTtacaaaaaataagaattaaCGGCAAACAATGCATCACATCATTATGAACATCATCATTTTAAGTAAAGTTACACTGCTGTGATGAATGGTTTCATTGACgataatttctattcatattcgAGTATGCATTATTAGCATATTCCTTTTACTAAGAAAACAGCAGTACTAAGTAGCTAAAGGCGTGTCTTTCTGTGTTGGCAAAGGTGTACAAAAGAATATGGTGAGAACACCTGAACTCTTAGTGTGGTCATGTTCCTTGACCCATTGTTCATATTCCCCCTTATCCTTTAATACTTTCACTTTCTGAACAGCAGTTGCCACCTCCTCTGTTGTCGCAAATGACCAGTATGCACTGGGCTTACGCCAGGACTCGTCTAAAGGGCCATTTAAATTGTAATAGCTTTTGTATAGATCGGAACCCAAAATATTCAGTTTCTGAATACACTTGATACCAgcatcttcaaacattttttcaaactgttCAACTGACGGAAGAATGGTTGCATTAAAACGATTTGTTAGTTCCATATTCAGCTGCGAGAACCATAGTACTCTCGACAACGTTGTTGATAGCACTGTTGATACAATGATCAATCCATCTGGTTCTAGGATTCTAACTGATTCCTTGAGTGTATTCACATTATTCGGAAAAGCAGGATTCCCTCGGTCAAGATGGTTCAAAACCTATCGTTGAAAGAAAAGATCCATTCATTCATTTATGAAAACGGAAGAAGATGCAAATGt
This DNA window, taken from Mercenaria mercenaria strain notata chromosome 19, MADL_Memer_1, whole genome shotgun sequence, encodes the following:
- the LOC123542530 gene encoding uncharacterized protein LOC123542530 codes for the protein MGARQITLLDASSEMLEIAKCKLSDCIASGMVKKVVEAKMPPIPFPDETFDVVMFNLVLNHLDRGNPAFPNNVNTLKESVRILEPDGLIIVSTVLSTTLSRVLWFSQLNMELTNRFNATILPSVEQFEKMFEDAGIKCIQKLNILGSDLYKSYYNLNGPLDESWRKPSAYWSFATTEEVATAVQKVKVLKDKGEYEQWVKEHDHTKSSGVLTIFFCTPLPTQKDTPLAT